In Lysinibacillus sp. FSL M8-0337, the following proteins share a genomic window:
- a CDS encoding S-layer homology domain-containing protein: MKQNKLFQGAIVAALATSAIVVVPTAHAAEGFSDVDMTKEYGAAVKDLAKRGIINGYADGTFKPFADVTRGQVAKMLANLLALDTQNVMDPQFTDVKQSDEYYGAIAALANEGIATGFANGSFGVNQAITREQLASMLTSAFQLSNNTEDWTLPFTDIVKYSDAYYAVGPLFEHNITKGITPTTFGLKETVKRSQLALFIHRIEAMQANRVVQNFAARDFGATQLEAYSYDNIAADGEHEFFKVHQTTNGLTVEALREGSGYFMLVSYNIDNEENYEIIDTQKYKVVVTEVDGKLQLDCQQTDEITPGSALLFEEDLGFNPSHIQLTTANGHEVSDKVYVYQPFNFEGWEPESIPKGGNYELKLLQAGDYIATLSDDKGQSVRVGIHAETDGYEMYTSAAVEVSSVFIPKSEIGFTVKDVHIEQFTGALYDHKIVDVENAADGVTVKKVGKGQSIFAIRLNGTNGEKLFVQGMMYEVSGITTMYYELATQQDIENSW; this comes from the coding sequence ATGAAACAAAATAAATTATTTCAAGGAGCAATCGTTGCGGCTTTAGCTACAAGTGCCATTGTAGTAGTGCCGACAGCGCACGCAGCTGAAGGATTTAGCGATGTGGATATGACGAAAGAGTATGGAGCTGCGGTGAAAGATTTAGCTAAGCGTGGAATTATTAATGGTTATGCAGATGGTACATTTAAACCGTTTGCAGATGTCACACGTGGACAAGTAGCCAAAATGTTAGCAAATTTATTGGCTTTAGATACGCAAAATGTAATGGACCCTCAATTTACCGATGTTAAGCAAAGTGACGAATACTACGGCGCCATTGCAGCATTAGCAAATGAGGGAATTGCGACAGGCTTTGCCAATGGTAGCTTTGGTGTCAATCAAGCCATCACACGTGAGCAGTTAGCGAGCATGTTAACATCTGCCTTCCAATTAAGCAATAATACTGAAGATTGGACACTGCCGTTTACAGATATTGTAAAATACTCTGATGCGTATTATGCAGTAGGTCCATTGTTTGAACACAATATTACAAAGGGTATTACACCTACAACATTCGGTTTAAAAGAAACAGTCAAACGTTCACAGCTTGCATTATTTATTCATCGCATAGAGGCGATGCAAGCAAATCGCGTTGTCCAAAATTTCGCTGCGCGTGATTTTGGAGCTACTCAACTAGAAGCCTATTCATATGATAATATAGCGGCTGATGGGGAGCATGAATTTTTCAAAGTTCATCAAACAACGAATGGGTTGACGGTAGAAGCATTGCGTGAAGGATCGGGCTACTTTATGTTAGTTAGCTACAATATTGATAATGAAGAAAACTATGAGATTATCGACACGCAAAAATATAAAGTAGTCGTTACAGAAGTGGATGGCAAGCTTCAGCTTGATTGCCAACAAACAGATGAAATCACACCGGGTTCAGCATTACTTTTCGAAGAGGATTTAGGCTTTAATCCGTCTCATATTCAGCTAACAACTGCAAATGGTCATGAAGTAAGTGACAAAGTCTACGTCTATCAACCATTCAATTTTGAGGGTTGGGAGCCAGAAAGCATTCCAAAAGGCGGCAATTACGAATTGAAGTTATTGCAGGCAGGTGACTACATTGCAACATTGTCGGATGATAAAGGACAATCTGTACGTGTAGGTATTCATGCTGAAACAGATGGTTATGAAATGTATACTTCAGCAGCAGTTGAAGTTAGCAGTGTTTTCATTCCGAAGAGTGAAATAGGCTTTACCGTGAAAGATGTTCACATAGAGCAATTTACAGGAGCATTGTATGATCACAAAATTGTTGATGTGGAAAATGCTGCTGATGGGGTAACAGTTAAAAAAGTTGGTAAAGGTCAATCAATTTTTGCCATCCGCCTAAACGGTACGAATGGTGAAAAGTTATTCGTCCAAGGAATGATGTATGAAGTAAGTGGAATAACGACGATGTATTACGAATTAGCAACACAACAGGATATCGAAAATTCTTGGTAA